The Cryptococcus depauperatus CBS 7841 chromosome 7, complete sequence genome window below encodes:
- a CDS encoding ornithine carbamoyltransferase, protein MSAPVQTARSAARGAARGNLRHTTQGSNRKYPMNSLRQGPPPHLLTLADISTDQITSLLQSAAAMKYVSKHFHARSLISRLDRRTVAMIFNKRSTRTRVASEASIEALGGHPMFLGKDDIQLGVNETLEDTAKVVGSMVDGIMARVDGHHEIETLAKNSSVPVINALSDLYHPTQILADLLTLLETYDPLPTPEINFSEGIHTSVLNYYRSALDPVKTLTGKKLALVGDTNNITNELLVTLPRFGMTFSVASPDGYDKVDERVWSKITEAQTDKLITLTNSPAEALKDADVVVTDTWISMGQEAEKVARLEAFKGYQITNQMVQDAGAKQDWKFMHCLPRKQEEVNDEVFYGERSLAFPQAENRKWTIMAVFDALIGQFKMP, encoded by the exons ATGTCAGCTCCAGTTCAAACTGCTCGAAGTGCTGCTCGCGGTGCAGCTCGGGGTAACCTTCGTCACACCACTCAGGGGTCCAACCGAAAATATCCCATGAACAGCTTGCGACAAGGCCCTCCTCCACACCTTCTTACTCTTGCAGACATCTCTACTGATCAAATCACCTCTCTGCTGCAGTCTGCAGCCGCAATGAAATACGTCAGCAAACACTTTCATGCCAGGTCTCTCATATCACGGCTCGATCGACGAACTGTGGCCATGATCTTCAACAAACGGTCCACCAGGACTCGTGTCGCGTCTGAAGCGTCAATCGAGGCTCTAGGTGGACACCCAATGTTTTTGGGTAAGGACGACATACAGCTAGGTGTCAATGAAACTTTGGAGGATACTGCGAAGGTTGTTGGAAGCATGGTGGATGGTATCATGGCTCGAGTAGACGGGCATCATGAAATTGAGACGCTGGCCAAGAATTCCTCCGTCCCAGTCATCAACGCGCTTTCCGATTTGTATCACCCTACCCAAATACTCGCTGATCTTCTCACTCTTCTCGAAACATATGACCCACTCCCTACTCCTGAAATCAATTTTTCTGAAGGCATCCACACTTCTGTCCTTAACTACTACCGCTCTGCCTTGGATCCTGTCAAAACTTTGACTGGAAAGAAGTTGGCTTTGGTTGGTGATACGAACAACATCACCAACGAGCTTTTGGTTACTCTACCAAGGTTTGGTATGACATTTAGTGTCGCTTCTCCTGATGGCTACGACAAGGTCGATGAGCGTGTATGGTCTAAGAT AACGGAAGCTCAAACTGATAAGCTTATAACCCTTACCAACTCTCCTGCAGAAGCACTCAAGGATGCAGATGTTGTCGTCACTGATACTTGGATCTCTATGGGCcaagaagctgagaaagTTGCTCGCCTTGAGGCATTCAAGGGCTATCAAATCACAAACCAGATGGTTCAAGATGCCGGCGCCAAGCAAGACTGGAAATTTATGCACTGTTTGCCCAGGAAGCAGGAGGAGGTTAACGATGAGGTATTCTATGGCGAAAGGAGTTTAGCGTTTCCCCAGGCTGAGAACAGAAAATGGACTATCATGGCTGTTTTTGA CGCCCTCATTGGACAGTTCAAGATGCCTTAG